From a region of the Bermanella marisrubri genome:
- a CDS encoding 50S ribosomal protein L25/general stress protein Ctc — translation MANYELNAEVREVKGTGASRRLRREEGKTPAIVYGGDKEPQQVTLQLKELKKAFEDETFFSHIIKLNVGGTAETVIVKDVQRHPYQNLVMHVDFLRVSKSTVIKQHIPLHFLNEDTCKGVKLQGGKITHNMTDIEVICEAGKLPEFIEVDLADVEVGTVLHLSDLKLPAGVEALELTHGADHDAAVLTVDVPKGSASADEEEGGEEAAAEE, via the coding sequence ATGGCAAATTACGAACTAAACGCTGAAGTTCGCGAAGTAAAGGGTACGGGTGCGAGCCGCCGCCTACGTCGCGAAGAAGGCAAGACTCCTGCAATCGTTTACGGTGGTGACAAAGAGCCACAACAAGTAACATTGCAACTGAAAGAACTTAAGAAAGCGTTCGAAGACGAAACGTTCTTCAGCCACATCATCAAACTAAACGTTGGTGGTACTGCTGAGACTGTTATCGTTAAAGACGTTCAACGTCACCCATACCAAAACCTTGTAATGCACGTTGACTTCCTACGTGTAAGCAAGAGCACTGTTATCAAGCAGCACATCCCTCTACACTTCCTAAACGAAGACACTTGTAAAGGCGTGAAGCTACAAGGTGGTAAGATCACTCACAACATGACTGACATCGAAGTGATCTGTGAAGCAGGTAAACTTCCTGAGTTCATCGAAGTTGATCTAGCTGACGTTGAAGTGGGTACGGTTCTTCACCTATCTGACCTTAAACTACCTGCAGGCGTTGAAGCTCTTGAGCTAACTCACGGTGCTGACCACGATGCAGCTGTATTGACTGTAGATGTACCTAAGGGTTCTGCTTCTGCAGACGAAGAAGAAGGT
- a CDS encoding ribose-phosphate pyrophosphokinase: MSKLMVFTGNANPELARLIVERLDLPLGDAVVGQFSDGEITVEINENVRGKDVFIIQPTCVPTNDNIMEVLLMADALRRSSAGRVTAVIPYYGYARQDRRVRSARVPISAKVVADMMQAAGVDRVLTVDLHADQIQGFFNIPMDNIYGSPILLDDIEKQNYDNLMVVSPDVGGVVRARAIAKQLDEADLAIIDKRRPQANEAQVMHIIGDVTDRTCVLVDDMVDTAGTLCKAADALKQFGAKKVVAYCTHPVLSGAAIENIRGSQLDELVVTDTIPLTKDAKACKQIRQLTLSGLLAESIRRVNNEESISAMFR, encoded by the coding sequence GTGTCTAAGCTAATGGTTTTTACCGGCAATGCTAACCCTGAGTTGGCGCGTTTGATTGTTGAACGCCTGGATTTACCTCTAGGGGACGCTGTAGTTGGTCAATTCAGTGATGGAGAGATCACCGTCGAAATTAACGAAAACGTACGCGGTAAAGACGTTTTTATTATCCAGCCGACGTGTGTACCTACCAATGACAACATCATGGAAGTACTTTTGATGGCTGACGCCTTGCGTCGCTCAAGTGCTGGCCGTGTCACCGCTGTTATCCCTTATTATGGCTATGCCCGCCAAGATCGTCGTGTTCGCAGTGCCCGTGTTCCTATTAGTGCCAAAGTGGTTGCGGACATGATGCAAGCGGCTGGTGTGGACCGCGTATTAACAGTTGATCTTCACGCGGACCAAATTCAAGGCTTCTTCAATATTCCAATGGATAACATCTATGGTTCACCTATCCTCCTTGATGACATTGAAAAGCAAAACTATGACAACCTAATGGTTGTCTCCCCTGACGTGGGCGGTGTAGTACGTGCTCGCGCCATTGCCAAACAGCTAGATGAAGCGGATTTAGCGATTATCGATAAACGTCGTCCTCAGGCCAATGAAGCGCAAGTTATGCACATTATTGGTGATGTAACGGATCGTACCTGTGTATTGGTCGACGATATGGTGGATACAGCTGGCACTTTATGTAAAGCAGCAGACGCACTTAAGCAATTCGGTGCGAAAAAAGTTGTCGCTTACTGTACACATCCTGTACTATCCGGCGCTGCAATTGAGAACATCCGTGGCTCTCAACTGGATGAATTAGTGGTAACCGATACGATTCCACTAACTAAAGATGCCAAAGCGTGTAAGCAAATTCGTCAGCTTACATTGTCAGGCCTATTAGCCGAGTCGATTCGACGGGTTAATAACGAAGAATCTATCAGTGCGATGTTCCGCTAA
- the ispE gene encoding 4-(cytidine 5'-diphospho)-2-C-methyl-D-erythritol kinase — protein MSSYLVLPSPAKLNLFLHINGRREDGYHLLQSIFQFIDRCDELKFQLRSDSEIEVGPDIPGVAKTDNLIYRAARLLQQHSHCQLGADIELHKILPMGGGLGGGSSNAATALLGLNHLWQLNLSIETLAELGLQLGADVPVFVRGFAAWAEGVGEILKPMMDLEETWFVVVVPQCHVNTGEIFSHKELTRNTPIWKMSAALRGEGRNDCEAVVTKLYKEVDNSLNLLKKFGSARMTGTGACCYLECNSKAQAQSVRAQLPADIEAFIAKGVNHSPLHQALQKALNSQVKN, from the coding sequence ATGAGCTCCTACCTAGTACTGCCCAGCCCAGCCAAACTAAATCTATTTTTACATATCAATGGTCGACGTGAAGATGGCTATCACCTATTACAAAGTATCTTCCAGTTTATTGATCGTTGTGATGAACTCAAATTCCAACTGAGAAGCGACAGCGAAATTGAAGTCGGCCCGGACATCCCCGGCGTCGCCAAAACTGACAACTTGATATATCGCGCAGCGCGACTACTTCAACAACATAGTCATTGCCAGCTTGGTGCAGATATTGAGTTACATAAAATCTTACCCATGGGCGGAGGGCTCGGTGGCGGCAGTTCCAACGCGGCAACCGCTTTACTTGGCTTAAATCACTTGTGGCAATTAAATCTCAGCATAGAGACTCTAGCTGAACTAGGCTTACAACTGGGCGCTGATGTCCCTGTGTTTGTGCGCGGTTTTGCTGCATGGGCAGAGGGTGTTGGCGAAATCCTTAAACCCATGATGGATCTTGAAGAAACCTGGTTTGTGGTGGTGGTTCCCCAATGTCATGTTAATACCGGTGAAATTTTTTCACATAAAGAATTGACAAGGAATACCCCAATATGGAAAATGAGCGCCGCTCTGAGGGGCGAGGGTCGGAATGACTGCGAAGCAGTGGTTACCAAACTTTATAAAGAAGTTGATAACTCATTGAATTTGCTAAAAAAATTCGGCTCTGCTAGAATGACCGGCACTGGCGCTTGCTGCTATCTAGAATGCAATTCTAAAGCTCAGGCACAATCAGTTCGGGCCCAGCTACCGGCTGATATAGAGGCTTTCATAGCAAAAGGTGTAAATCATTCACCATTGCATCAAGCTCTCCAGAAGGCTTTGAACAGTCAGGTCAAAAATTAG
- the lolB gene encoding lipoprotein insertase outer membrane protein LolB has product MSLPRFGTACSKTMIMVCLTFCYFILSGCAHWGAQPSEQTLDTWSITGKIGIRTPHESVAGFLTWQQNEHAFDIYVSGPLAQGATRIIGDLDSVTIEQGGQTKQGVDPQQLIWQELGWQFPLSNLKHWLTGNTAPKSKAKIIKQGDRLESFKQDGWTITYLRFDDYYHLPERIRISQGNWRFTIIVKTWSV; this is encoded by the coding sequence ATGTCATTGCCCCGCTTCGGGACAGCATGCTCAAAAACCATGATCATGGTTTGCTTAACTTTTTGCTACTTCATCCTTTCAGGCTGCGCCCACTGGGGTGCCCAACCTTCTGAACAAACATTAGATACTTGGAGCATCACCGGCAAAATCGGTATCAGAACCCCTCATGAATCTGTCGCGGGCTTCTTAACATGGCAACAGAATGAACACGCTTTCGATATATACGTTAGTGGCCCCCTTGCTCAAGGAGCCACTAGAATTATAGGCGATCTCGACTCCGTGACCATCGAACAAGGTGGTCAGACGAAACAAGGTGTGGACCCTCAACAACTTATTTGGCAAGAATTAGGTTGGCAATTTCCTTTATCAAACTTAAAGCATTGGTTAACGGGCAATACCGCCCCAAAAAGTAAAGCGAAAATCATCAAGCAAGGAGATCGCCTAGAGTCCTTTAAGCAAGATGGCTGGACCATTACCTATCTTCGCTTTGATGATTATTATCATCTGCCGGAACGAATCCGTATCAGCCAAGGGAATTGGCGCTTCACCATTATTGTTAAAACCTGGTCAGTATAG
- a CDS encoding tetratricopeptide repeat protein, whose amino-acid sequence MTAFLRSKRGFIPFLLLFALNTNAETASKDANQDYGVNTFYSLLVAEFAGQRQLYDVALGNYLLEAHRTQDPEVTARATQIAQYIRADQAALDAATLWVKLAPEDPTSQQALTVELLKAARFSEASLHLQKALNLEPDLNLNFISQEGVELSVEGRQLWIDALSPLTSMYPDNISLMFNIASLLQQQESYGLALDYSERIIKAEQDFYPAWSLKARLEVALDHQEKALKTVNQALKRFSGDKNFLVLRARLYIKIKDIQKARDDFLYLSETYPRDAHILLPLALTHIELEEYAAAEHALQRLLRLNQLTDEAHYYLGRIKQYDDDQESALHHYLEMEKGREFLAAQTAIIQIYVQNEEFDKALSHIRTQRTRHSEHKQAFFLMEVELLNRAGRYDEAMNVLNTALSDYADSTDLRYSRAMVSEKLGDLAQLEKDLEYIIDRDPDNATALNALGYTLADRTSRLQEALTYIEKALQLAPKDPAIIDSLGWVYFRMGRYQEALELLQQAYELYPDPEVAAHLGEVLWTMNKTDEAKRIWQQGLQKQPTNKIIRDTLKRLDVRIPE is encoded by the coding sequence ATGACAGCATTTCTTAGGTCCAAACGGGGATTTATTCCCTTCTTACTACTTTTTGCATTAAATACAAATGCGGAAACTGCGAGTAAGGATGCCAATCAGGATTATGGCGTCAACACATTTTATTCTCTTTTAGTAGCGGAATTTGCTGGTCAACGACAGCTCTATGATGTTGCTCTGGGTAATTACTTACTCGAAGCACACCGCACACAAGACCCTGAAGTCACCGCTCGCGCCACGCAAATTGCGCAATACATCCGTGCTGATCAAGCCGCACTAGACGCGGCAACCCTATGGGTCAAACTAGCACCAGAAGATCCGACTAGCCAACAGGCACTGACCGTAGAGCTTTTAAAAGCCGCAAGGTTCAGTGAGGCCAGCTTGCATTTGCAAAAAGCCCTGAATCTAGAACCAGACCTCAATCTCAATTTTATCAGCCAAGAAGGAGTCGAACTCAGTGTGGAAGGACGACAACTCTGGATTGATGCCCTAAGCCCTTTAACAAGCATGTACCCAGATAACATCAGCCTCATGTTCAATATTGCAAGCTTATTGCAGCAACAAGAGAGCTATGGTCTTGCGTTAGACTACTCAGAACGAATCATCAAAGCAGAGCAAGACTTTTATCCGGCCTGGTCATTAAAAGCGCGCTTGGAAGTCGCCTTAGACCATCAAGAGAAAGCCTTGAAGACTGTCAACCAAGCACTAAAACGCTTCTCTGGCGATAAGAACTTCTTGGTACTTCGCGCGCGCTTATACATCAAAATCAAAGACATTCAAAAAGCTCGTGACGACTTCCTTTATTTGTCCGAAACTTATCCAAGAGATGCTCATATATTATTACCGCTAGCGCTTACCCATATTGAGCTTGAAGAATATGCTGCTGCTGAGCATGCGCTGCAGAGGCTATTGCGCCTAAATCAACTCACAGATGAAGCCCACTACTATTTAGGTCGCATAAAACAGTACGATGACGACCAAGAAAGTGCTTTGCACCATTACCTAGAAATGGAGAAAGGCCGGGAATTCTTGGCCGCACAAACCGCCATTATTCAAATCTACGTGCAAAATGAAGAGTTCGATAAAGCGTTATCCCACATTCGAACGCAACGCACCCGACACAGCGAGCACAAGCAAGCTTTTTTCTTAATGGAAGTGGAATTACTTAATCGCGCTGGTCGCTACGACGAAGCCATGAATGTGCTCAATACGGCTTTAAGTGATTACGCTGATAGCACAGACCTGAGGTACAGCCGTGCAATGGTCAGTGAGAAGCTAGGGGACTTGGCGCAATTGGAAAAAGACCTTGAATATATAATTGATCGCGATCCAGACAACGCCACAGCACTTAATGCACTGGGGTATACCTTGGCAGACAGAACCTCTCGTTTACAGGAGGCGCTTACTTACATTGAGAAAGCCTTACAATTAGCGCCCAAGGACCCAGCTATCATTGACAGTCTTGGCTGGGTCTACTTCCGCATGGGACGCTACCAAGAAGCGTTGGAATTATTGCAACAGGCTTATGAGCTATACCCAGACCCCGAGGTAGCAGCCCACCTCGGCGAGGTATTATGGACTATGAATAAAACCGACGAAGCGAAACGAATTTGGCAACAGGGCTTGCAAAAACAGCCGACTAACAAAATAATCCGTGACACGCTAAAACGCTTGGATGTTCGCATCCCAGAATAA
- the hemA gene encoding glutamyl-tRNA reductase — MALITLGINHKTAPVALREKVAFSPDHLPQQLRQAGSEVGVEEIAVLSTCNRTEVYCAGEASAEVLLQWLQQVHQIPLEQLADCHYALEGEAAVQHLMRVASGLDSLILGEPQILGQMKSAYAVAQEAGTVGPELGRLFRQTFTIAKQVRTQTAIGENPVSVAYAAVNLAQRIFSQLSQSKALLIGAGETIDLVARHLMDAGVKEITVANRTLERAEALAQQFNAKAILLSDIPDHLPNADIVISSTAAPLPILGKGTVERALKKRKHAPMFMVDIAVPRDIEEEVDELDDVYLYTVDDLKDIIEENVRQRQNAAKDAEEIIEVGSADFMRQLRTLDAVSTLKAFRTKAERIRDTEVEKALKRIRNQEDAEKVLHTLANTLTNKLIHQPTVQMREASASGRKQVMDWVQELYQLNDDDLD, encoded by the coding sequence ATGGCACTAATAACCCTTGGTATTAATCATAAAACAGCCCCCGTCGCGCTTCGCGAAAAAGTGGCGTTTTCACCTGATCATCTCCCCCAGCAGCTAAGGCAGGCCGGCAGTGAAGTTGGCGTTGAAGAAATTGCGGTACTGTCCACGTGTAACCGTACCGAGGTGTATTGTGCAGGGGAGGCTAGTGCAGAGGTCTTGTTGCAGTGGTTACAGCAAGTACATCAAATTCCGTTAGAGCAATTAGCCGATTGCCATTACGCTCTAGAGGGTGAAGCAGCAGTACAGCACCTAATGCGTGTTGCTAGTGGTCTCGATAGTCTGATTCTAGGTGAACCGCAAATACTGGGGCAAATGAAAAGCGCTTACGCTGTGGCCCAAGAAGCAGGTACTGTTGGTCCAGAATTAGGGCGATTATTTCGTCAGACCTTTACCATTGCCAAGCAGGTGCGTACGCAAACCGCTATTGGTGAGAACCCTGTCTCGGTAGCGTATGCGGCCGTGAATTTAGCGCAACGAATTTTCAGTCAATTAAGTCAAAGCAAAGCCTTGCTCATTGGCGCTGGAGAGACTATTGATCTAGTGGCTCGCCATTTAATGGATGCTGGAGTCAAGGAAATCACGGTAGCTAATCGAACTTTGGAGCGAGCAGAAGCATTGGCTCAACAGTTTAATGCGAAAGCTATATTGTTATCGGACATTCCCGATCATTTACCTAATGCAGACATCGTGATTTCTTCCACCGCGGCCCCACTGCCGATTTTGGGTAAAGGAACAGTTGAGCGAGCTTTAAAAAAGCGTAAGCATGCGCCTATGTTTATGGTTGATATTGCTGTACCCAGAGACATCGAAGAAGAAGTAGATGAACTCGATGATGTATATCTATATACAGTGGATGATCTTAAAGACATCATCGAAGAAAATGTCCGCCAGCGGCAAAATGCGGCGAAAGATGCAGAAGAAATTATAGAAGTAGGTAGCGCCGATTTTATGCGGCAACTACGTACGCTAGATGCGGTATCGACTCTAAAAGCGTTTCGTACCAAAGCAGAACGTATTCGTGATACGGAAGTGGAAAAAGCGCTTAAGCGTATTCGTAATCAAGAGGATGCAGAAAAGGTATTGCATACACTGGCCAATACCTTAACCAATAAGCTCATTCACCAACCTACGGTACAAATGCGTGAAGCCAGTGCTTCAGGCCGCAAACAAGTAATGGACTGGGTTCAAGAGCTTTATCAACTGAATGATGACGATTTGGATTAG
- the prfA gene encoding peptide chain release factor 1, with protein MKESVKVKLQTLDERYEEIGHLLSDAGVISDQNKFRELSKEYAEIEPVVKAFAQYTQAEENLAEAEALAKDDDPDMREMGQEEYSAAKEEIERLDGELQILLLPKDPNDGKNVILEIRAGTGGDEAAIFSGDLFRMYTRYAEKRGWKCEVMSANEGEHGGYKEVITRIAGDGVYGQLKFESGAHRVQRVPATESQGRIHTSACTVAVMPEIENEDDVDINKADLRIDTFRASGAGGQHVNKTDSAIRITHLPTGLVVECQEERSQHKNRAKAMSILATRLNDAVVQKAQAEQAAERKSLVGSGDRSERIRTYNYPQGRVSDHRINLTVYKLDELMQGDVDMIIQPLLQEHQAELLASMGTDSE; from the coding sequence ATGAAAGAGTCGGTCAAAGTAAAACTGCAAACCCTAGATGAACGCTACGAAGAAATTGGCCATTTGCTCAGTGATGCAGGTGTCATTTCAGATCAAAATAAATTCCGTGAACTTAGCAAAGAATACGCAGAAATTGAGCCGGTGGTAAAAGCGTTCGCGCAATATACTCAAGCAGAAGAAAACCTAGCCGAAGCTGAAGCGCTTGCAAAAGATGATGATCCAGATATGAGAGAGATGGGTCAAGAAGAATACTCTGCGGCTAAAGAAGAAATAGAACGTTTGGATGGCGAGTTACAGATTCTACTTTTGCCAAAAGATCCAAATGATGGCAAAAACGTCATACTTGAGATTCGCGCGGGGACTGGTGGTGATGAAGCTGCTATTTTCTCAGGTGATTTATTCCGTATGTATACGCGCTATGCGGAAAAACGTGGTTGGAAATGCGAAGTCATGAGTGCTAACGAAGGTGAGCACGGTGGATACAAAGAAGTGATTACCCGTATTGCAGGCGATGGTGTGTATGGTCAGTTAAAATTTGAGTCTGGTGCACACCGAGTCCAACGTGTTCCTGCTACTGAAAGTCAGGGGCGTATTCACACATCGGCTTGTACAGTGGCAGTCATGCCGGAAATTGAAAATGAAGACGACGTCGACATTAACAAGGCTGATCTGCGCATCGACACTTTCCGTGCAAGTGGTGCAGGTGGTCAGCACGTTAACAAAACAGACTCCGCTATCCGTATTACTCACTTGCCCACAGGCTTGGTTGTAGAGTGTCAGGAAGAGCGAAGCCAGCACAAGAACCGTGCGAAAGCCATGTCCATATTAGCAACCCGTTTGAACGATGCGGTTGTGCAGAAAGCCCAAGCCGAGCAAGCGGCTGAACGTAAAAGCCTAGTAGGGTCGGGTGATCGCTCTGAACGTATTCGTACCTATAACTATCCTCAAGGGCGTGTCAGTGATCATCGGATTAATCTGACGGTGTATAAATTGGATGAGTTAATGCAAGGTGATGTGGATATGATTATTCAGCCTCTACTGCAAGAGCATCAAGCTGAATTGCTAGCGAGCATGGGCACGGATAGCGAGTAA
- the prmC gene encoding peptide chain release factor N(5)-glutamine methyltransferase produces the protein MSVFSLREVVTYGASQLTESDSAKLDAELLLLHVLKQTRTFLFTHSDTELSQEQYLQFTQLLERRKQGEPVAYIIGQTGFWDLTIKVSPATLIPRGDTESLMDYIVEHFNPKNVLDLGTGTGALALATAKEYPQASVVAVDVIEEAVALAKENAKLNKVTNVEILQSDWFALVPKRRFDLIVSNPPYIDANDHHLGEGDVRYEPKSALVAERHGLADIEKICNQALSFLTEDGCLMVEHGYDQGPHVRAIFSQSGFSNIETHQDLAGRDRFTLGYYPFSFV, from the coding sequence ATGTCGGTTTTTTCCTTGCGTGAAGTGGTTACTTATGGGGCTTCACAGCTGACAGAAAGCGATTCGGCCAAGCTAGATGCCGAGCTTCTTTTATTACATGTGTTGAAGCAAACGCGCACATTTTTGTTTACTCATAGCGATACCGAGCTTAGCCAAGAACAATACCTGCAATTCACGCAATTACTTGAGCGCCGTAAGCAAGGTGAGCCAGTTGCTTATATCATTGGTCAGACAGGTTTTTGGGACTTAACCATTAAGGTGAGTCCGGCTACTTTAATTCCCCGGGGGGATACTGAATCCCTGATGGATTATATTGTTGAGCACTTTAATCCGAAAAACGTGTTGGATTTAGGTACAGGCACAGGTGCATTAGCATTGGCAACTGCAAAAGAGTACCCCCAAGCAAGTGTTGTAGCTGTGGATGTTATTGAAGAGGCGGTAGCGTTAGCCAAAGAAAATGCAAAACTAAACAAAGTCACGAATGTAGAAATATTGCAAAGTGATTGGTTTGCATTGGTTCCTAAACGACGCTTTGATTTAATTGTTTCCAATCCTCCTTATATTGACGCAAATGATCATCATTTGGGTGAGGGCGATGTTCGCTATGAGCCAAAGTCGGCGTTGGTAGCTGAAAGACATGGTTTGGCAGACATCGAAAAAATTTGCAACCAAGCTTTATCGTTTTTAACTGAAGATGGATGTTTGATGGTGGAGCATGGATATGATCAGGGCCCCCATGTGCGGGCAATATTTTCTCAATCTGGGTTTTCCAATATAGAGACTCATCAAGATTTGGCGGGGCGTGATCGCTTTACCCTTGGCTATTATCCTTTTTCTTTCGTCTGA
- a CDS encoding DUF6351 family protein, translating to MKRLLLSICLSVALLLSLGVFYDRLEQQFLPKSSQQLLQGLPQQFAIKANQIPYSGPHPRKRVKPEESFPFPIEFGEVGPIEPLFAGANEYPFLCGTQQSGLGQPLVDNQDGVGVAVYAESEDNLLTNEIIGFSKDCLLPTRIQYFVLNDNGHGYRPVERLSDLEDQVTEVIRVEIGTINRFIYVIAIPVGRQDQVYEFDGHKWNQRLIYRMKGGVGVGREQGHIRVAKLLYEHQTQLEEGYAIAYSTGTETSHHYNIWLSEDTALRVKHQFMARYGVPLYTIAIGGSGGAIQQYLLAQNHPGLFDGLIPLYSYPDMVSQVSYALDCELLQYYFDVISPQSMWREWENRRLVEGSQSISNAKNRYGSLQAMASALNVDFRQFPSGASICTNGWRGPAQHINNPIFFTHYYEIHPGLRDKVDWSHWGNLAHIYGTDGQGFGNRFWGNKGVQYGLMALRRGEIDMPTFLAVNRSVGGWKPLGEMRNARFWHISGDDSFRRLSVWSEHNMTHDQATTWPQRTSGNASAARAAYDAGLVFLGLADVPIIDLRHYLEPDLDMHHSLASFVSRARIDYAMGRSDHHLIWMMEKPKGLSRREIIRSLPIDDALRLLDQWIINRQRHPQQDLWQSRPNTASDRCYDQYQHILAQGSHVWDGNWNNSEKQGACQQRFPHYQQSRMLSGESIYGDVLLCDRISIDEAVERGVYGNVDVSPFRELLTSTFPDGVCDYPEQPHRYVRQLIDALE from the coding sequence ATGAAACGGCTTTTATTATCCATATGCTTGTCAGTTGCATTGCTGTTATCCCTAGGCGTGTTTTATGATCGCTTGGAACAGCAGTTCTTACCTAAAAGTAGTCAGCAGCTTTTGCAGGGATTGCCGCAACAGTTTGCTATCAAGGCAAATCAAATACCGTATTCAGGCCCTCATCCTAGAAAACGAGTGAAACCTGAAGAGTCATTTCCGTTCCCTATCGAATTTGGCGAAGTGGGCCCTATCGAGCCTTTATTTGCAGGGGCTAATGAATATCCTTTTTTATGTGGTACCCAACAGTCTGGACTGGGCCAACCTTTAGTCGATAATCAAGATGGAGTTGGCGTTGCCGTCTACGCAGAAAGTGAAGATAACCTCTTAACCAACGAAATCATCGGCTTTAGTAAAGATTGCTTACTACCGACACGTATCCAATATTTTGTGTTGAATGATAATGGTCATGGGTATCGACCTGTTGAACGATTAAGTGATTTAGAAGATCAAGTGACCGAAGTTATTCGTGTGGAGATCGGTACCATTAATCGATTTATATATGTCATTGCTATTCCGGTCGGACGTCAAGATCAGGTGTATGAGTTTGACGGACATAAATGGAACCAGAGATTAATTTATCGAATGAAAGGAGGTGTTGGTGTCGGGCGAGAACAGGGTCACATACGTGTGGCAAAACTATTATATGAGCATCAAACGCAGCTCGAAGAAGGTTATGCCATTGCCTACAGCACGGGAACTGAGACTAGCCATCATTATAATATTTGGTTAAGCGAAGACACGGCTTTGCGGGTAAAGCATCAATTCATGGCACGCTATGGAGTGCCACTTTACACTATTGCCATCGGAGGATCTGGAGGTGCTATTCAACAGTATTTGCTGGCGCAAAACCACCCAGGTTTGTTTGATGGGTTGATCCCGCTCTATTCATATCCTGATATGGTATCGCAGGTGAGCTATGCATTGGACTGTGAGCTATTACAGTATTATTTCGATGTGATATCTCCTCAATCTATGTGGCGCGAATGGGAAAATCGTCGCTTGGTCGAAGGTAGCCAATCCATTAGCAATGCTAAAAATCGTTATGGTAGCTTACAGGCTATGGCCTCTGCACTTAACGTGGATTTTCGTCAATTTCCGAGCGGAGCCAGTATCTGTACGAACGGCTGGCGAGGACCAGCACAGCATATTAATAACCCTATCTTTTTTACTCACTATTATGAGATCCATCCCGGTTTACGCGATAAAGTGGACTGGAGTCATTGGGGAAACCTCGCGCATATTTACGGCACAGATGGGCAGGGTTTTGGTAATCGATTTTGGGGTAATAAAGGGGTGCAATATGGATTAATGGCCCTGCGTCGTGGTGAGATTGATATGCCTACCTTCTTAGCGGTTAATCGCTCAGTAGGTGGATGGAAACCGCTTGGGGAAATGCGCAATGCACGCTTTTGGCATATTAGTGGTGACGACTCCTTTCGCCGTTTGAGTGTGTGGAGTGAGCACAATATGACTCATGATCAGGCAACAACCTGGCCACAGCGAACGTCTGGAAATGCATCTGCAGCTCGGGCTGCTTATGATGCCGGTTTGGTGTTCTTGGGGCTGGCAGACGTTCCCATCATAGACTTACGCCACTACTTAGAGCCAGATCTAGACATGCACCATAGTTTGGCATCCTTCGTTAGTCGAGCGCGAATTGATTACGCTATGGGGCGCAGTGATCATCATTTGATTTGGATGATGGAGAAGCCTAAGGGTTTGTCACGTCGAGAAATTATTCGATCGTTGCCCATTGATGACGCCTTGCGCTTGCTGGATCAGTGGATAATTAATCGTCAGCGGCATCCGCAACAGGATTTGTGGCAAAGTCGTCCAAATACTGCTTCGGATCGATGCTACGATCAATATCAACACATTCTTGCGCAAGGTTCCCACGTCTGGGATGGGAATTGGAACAACTCAGAAAAACAAGGGGCATGCCAACAGCGCTTCCCGCATTATCAGCAATCTCGTATGCTGTCCGGTGAATCCATCTATGGTGATGTGCTTTTGTGCGATCGCATTAGCATTGATGAGGCTGTCGAACGGGGAGTTTACGGAAATGTTGATGTCAGCCCATTTAGAGAACTACTAACAAGTACCTTTCCTGATGGGGTTTGTGATTACCCTGAGCAGCCACACCGCTATGTGCGTCAGCTTATAGATGCGCTGGAATAA
- a CDS encoding DUF2970 domain-containing protein, with protein sequence MQNKKPVSFWSALFSIMAAAFGVQKRKNMERDLNASNPLVYIVAALIFVSIFIGAILLVVQVVIPAHL encoded by the coding sequence ATGCAAAATAAGAAACCAGTATCGTTTTGGTCGGCCCTCTTCAGCATCATGGCTGCAGCGTTCGGCGTACAAAAACGTAAAAATATGGAACGTGATCTAAATGCCAGCAACCCATTGGTTTATATCGTTGCGGCACTTATTTTTGTTAGCATTTTCATTGGTGCAATTTTACTAGTGGTACAGGTCGTTATTCCAGCGCATCTATAA